The Sulfitobacter donghicola DSW-25 = KCTC 12864 = JCM 14565 genome has a segment encoding these proteins:
- a CDS encoding branched-chain amino acid aminotransferase, protein MAGGYDDRDGFIWMDGEMVPWREANVHILTHAMHYASSVFEGERAYNGKIFKSREHSERLKRSAEMIDFVIPYSVDELEAAKAEVLKASGLQDAYVRAIAWRGAGEDMGVASAKNPVRVAIAAWEWGAYYGDAKMKGAKLDISKWKRPSPETIPSHAKAAGLYMICTMSKHAAEANGCSDAMMYDYRGYVAEATGANIFFVKDGEVHTPLPDCFLNGITRQTVVGMLKDRGITVHERHIMPEELDGFEQCWLTGTAAEVTPVGQIGDYTFEVGELTRDIAESYEKLVRE, encoded by the coding sequence ATGGCTGGTGGATATGATGACCGCGATGGTTTCATCTGGATGGATGGAGAGATGGTTCCGTGGCGTGAAGCCAATGTGCACATTCTGACCCATGCCATGCATTATGCGTCTTCGGTTTTTGAGGGCGAGCGGGCCTATAACGGCAAGATTTTCAAAAGCCGCGAGCACTCCGAGCGTCTGAAACGTTCGGCCGAGATGATTGATTTTGTGATCCCATATTCTGTTGATGAACTAGAGGCGGCAAAGGCTGAAGTTCTGAAAGCATCTGGTCTGCAAGACGCCTATGTGCGTGCAATTGCATGGCGTGGTGCGGGTGAGGACATGGGCGTGGCCTCTGCGAAAAACCCTGTGCGCGTTGCAATCGCCGCGTGGGAATGGGGCGCCTATTACGGTGACGCCAAAATGAAGGGCGCCAAGCTGGATATTTCCAAATGGAAACGCCCTAGTCCTGAGACAATCCCCAGCCACGCCAAAGCGGCGGGTCTGTATATGATTTGCACCATGTCCAAACATGCGGCCGAGGCGAACGGCTGTTCGGATGCGATGATGTACGATTACCGCGGCTATGTGGCCGAGGCGACTGGTGCGAATATCTTTTTCGTGAAAGACGGCGAAGTACACACGCCCCTGCCGGATTGCTTTTTGAACGGGATTACGCGCCAGACGGTTGTGGGGATGCTAAAGGATCGCGGCATCACCGTTCACGAACGCCACATCATGCCCGAAGAGCTGGACGGGTTTGAGCAGTGCTGGTTGACGGGTACCGCTGCCGAAGTCACGCCAGTTGGCCAGATCGGCGACTATACGTTTGAAGTGGGCGAACTGACCCGCGATATCGCCGAAAGCTATGAAAAGCTGGTCCGCGAATAA
- the cobO gene encoding cob(I)yrinic acid a,c-diamide adenosyltransferase, producing the protein MSDDHKKKMQERQTEQRKRVAELQDPEKGLVLVHTGAGKGKTSSAFGVVVRALGWKQKVGVVQFIKGKWKTGERLFFERLDEVTWHTMGEGFTWDTQDKERDIAAAQAAFAKARAMMESGDYDLVVLDEINIAMRYEYLSVQDVIAGLEARDKRTGVILTGRDAKPELREYADLVTEMTEEKHPFKAGIKAQRGVDF; encoded by the coding sequence ATGTCAGACGATCACAAGAAAAAGATGCAAGAACGCCAGACCGAGCAGCGCAAGCGCGTGGCCGAACTGCAAGACCCCGAAAAAGGACTGGTTCTGGTTCATACAGGGGCTGGCAAGGGCAAAACCTCCTCTGCATTCGGCGTGGTCGTGCGCGCACTGGGATGGAAGCAAAAGGTCGGCGTTGTTCAATTCATCAAAGGCAAATGGAAAACCGGCGAACGGCTGTTCTTTGAACGCCTCGACGAGGTGACATGGCACACAATGGGCGAAGGTTTCACGTGGGACACCCAAGACAAAGAACGCGATATCGCCGCCGCCCAAGCCGCCTTTGCCAAGGCCCGCGCGATGATGGAGAGCGGCGACTATGACCTTGTCGTGCTGGACGAAATCAACATCGCCATGCGTTATGAATACCTGTCGGTGCAAGATGTCATCGCAGGGCTGGAGGCCCGCGACAAACGTACAGGCGTGATCCTGACAGGGCGTGACGCCAAACCCGAACTGCGCGAATACGCCGATCTGGTGACCGAAATGACCGAAGAAAAGCACCCCTTCAAAGCAGGCATCAAAGCCCAGCGCGGCGTGGATTTCTAA